TTGCTCTAATTGTTCCACTTTAGGGGTAGAGCCTAAGGGAGGTATTGCTACCCGATTAAATAGTCAATTAATGCTGTATGGATTGACAGGAGGACGAATTCATACCAAACAAGGAAATCGGGGAATTTTTACCTGGGTGTCTGAGGTCGGTGCATTTATTAATATAACGAGAAACATTCTATTAGGGCTCTCTGCAAATTATTATAATGACCCAATTTTAGGCCATTCAGAATATATTCTTAAAGGGAACGTGGGGTTTAATATGTCTCGAAACTATGATTTTAGGGTATCGGTGGAGAGTGATGGGGAAGACATGGTATCTCAGATCAATGTAGGATATTTTTTTGACTGATTATTTAGGGAAATTTTTTATCATTCCGATGTATCTCAAAATAGAGTGCATTATTTTTTGAACTATTTCCCCAATCAAAATGGCCAGAACCCCGGCTTCTTTTCCGTGAGCAGGGTAGCGATGGATTCTTTTTCATAAATCACCGGGTATTGGCGCAAGGTGACGAGATATCCGTCCTTGGGGGCGGAATATTCCTCAAGAGTTTCTCCCGAATAAATTCCTCTCAGCTCTCCCAGCTTTTGTCCCTGTTTCAGAAAGCTTCCGACCGGTACCTCCGGGATAAACAGCCCGGCATGCGATGAAACCACATGACACTGCCCAGCTTGCGGATAAATTTGCAGTTGGGGTTTTTCCTTCTTCTTTCTGACGGTAGAAAGTACGCCTGTGTGCACCATCAAGTCGATGAGGCCATCCAACAGGGCATCGCCCAATGGCCGATCCAGAGCGCCGGGTTTTCCTGCAGAGAGGATGAGAGAGGGAATACTGTTTTCCAGCCAGTGATAAAACAGGCTCAATTTGAAATTCGAGGTCGGGATAAGTTCCTGAACCATTTCCAGCCCCAGGCTTTGCGCCATCTTTTTGCTGGCGCGGTTGGGATCGACTAGTTGCACATGAGGTGCGTCTTCATAATGGGGGTGCGCCGTTTTGAGGAGGATCGCATGCGTCGAATCTACGGTGTGGGTATAGAGGGAGCGGGCGATTTGCTCCGCGCCCTCGCCTTTATCGTTTCCTGGAAAAGCCAGGTCAAGATCGAGATCATCGAAAGACCACAACCGCTCCCCCGATTGCACCGCATGGACATTCACCACGGGAAATATTTGCACCTGTCCTTTTAATTTAAAATCGGGCTCATGCCCTGCCACGACACTATCCAGAAAGCGGGTCAGGAGGGAATTGATATACAGTCCGTTCACCTGGTCGCCGTGCATGCCGCTGACGATGGAAAGGATGTTGTCGGAGGGTTTACCGCCCACCCAGGAGTTTTTGCAAAGCGTAACGTCGCCGCTAAAAGGAGATGAAATGGATAGCAGGGTTTCTTTCACTGGGGGCTGGTTTCTTTTAAGGCGATTCGGGCCAGTGTCGCTCCCTCATAAGTCACCGGTTGTTCCCTGAGGGTGAACAGCACCCCGCTTGCGGGAAAGGTGACTGTTTCCAGCGTTTTTCCTTGCACGGCATCGATGATTTTCCCCAGCGGTTCCCCCTTGTTCACATGGTCTCCCAACGCGACGTTGCTGATGAACAAACCGGAATGGTTGGCCTGCACCAGTGCGACCTGTCTGGGGTTGACCCGTAGAGATTGTTTCACCTGCTGAGGGGGGCCTTCAAGCTTGAGGACGCCTGTCTGCCGCATCAGATGGATCATGCCCTGCAAAATCTGCTCGCAGAAGCCCTGATGGATACGCAGGCTGATGCCTGTCTCCACGACGAGGGTGGGGATTTTCCTGTGGTTGAGGTTGTAGCCCAGGGTCGATTCAAATACCGGGGCCGAAGGGTGTACCCAGATCAGATCCATATTGCACAAAGCGGCGAGGGGAACGAGCTTTTTGTCGAACCCTTCAATGATGCGGATTTGTGGCAGTTCTCTCAGGTGCAGATTGCTGGCATGAAAATCCACCACGATATCCGATACGGCTTGCAAGTCATCCAGAAGCGCCGTTGCGAGTTGGGCGGTGAAAGACGCGTCGTTATTGTCTCCCATTTGCCGGTTCATGTCGTTTTTAAAAAAAGGCGAGAGCCGGGACGTGCATCCCAATGCCTGCGTATTCACCGCCGGGTAAACATGAATCTCACCCAGAAAGGCTTGCGGTTGGGTGTTTTTGAGTTGCTGAAGGGTTTCGATGAGCCGGTGACAAAGGTACACCCCTTCCAGTTCGTCTCCGTGCAGACCCGCCACAAAAGAAATGCGTTTGCCCGGTTTATCCCCGGCGGCGGTAAAGGTCTGCTTGATAATTTCCACCGGCCTGCCCAGCGGACTTTTAAAGGATACGACGGTTTGAGTTTTCAATCTCTTATTTTCCACCCTGAGGTGGGGGCAGGGCGGGGCCCTTTCGCTTTGCTGGTTTCATGTTGGGTCCGCTGTGTTTTTCTTTTTGATCTGGATTTCCAAGATGTCGATTTTGCGCTTGAGCGTATTGCGGTTGATCCCCAGAGCTTTTGCCGTCGGCACCTGTTTGCCGGAATAATGGGTCAAAAGAATTTCAAACAGGTGTTTTTCCAGGGACTGCACCAGGCGGTCGTGCAGGTTATCTTCCTCGTTCCATTCGTTCGCCGACAAATAGTCCTTTATCAGTTGGTCCAACCTTTTTTCCCACAGCTCGTTGGCGGAAGCCGTGTCCCGGTGTTCATTTGCCAGATGAGAGGGAAGGTGGTCTGGCAAAATAGGGCCTGAAACAGCGAGAACCAGAGCCCGCCTGATCACGTTTTCCAACTCGCGGATGTTTCCCCGCCAGGAGTGGTGGGTGATCAGTCGCTCGGCCTCAGGCGAGAGATAAACTTCTCCTTTGGTCAGGCCTGCGGAAAACTTTTTTAAAAAATGATTTGCCAGTAAAGGCACATCTTCCAGACGCTCCCTTAAGGGAGGCATGTGGATGTGGGTGACGTTGAGACGGTGATACAGGTCTTCCCGGAAGCCCTTCCTTTCCATTAACTCTTCAAGGTTCTGGTTGGTGGCGGCGAGGATGCGAACGTCCACCCGCACCGGCTCTTTGCCGCCGACCCGGTAAAATTCATGATCCTGCAAAGCCCGTAAAATTTTTGCCTGCAGGGATAATTCCATATCGCCGATTTCATCGAGGAAAAGCGTGCCGCTGTTTGCCAGTTCAAACTTTCCGTGTTTGAGTTCCCCGGCCCCGGTAAAGGCGCCTTTTTCATGGCCAAACAATTCCGATTCCAGCAATTCCCTGGAAATAGCCGCGCAGTTGATGCAGATAAAAGGCCGGCCCTTGCGTTTGGAATAATAATGCAAGGCTCTGGCGACCATTTCCTTGCCCGTGCCGCTCTCGCCGGTGATAAGCACTGGCAAGTCCGTTTCGGCCAATTGGCCGATGGCTTTAAAAACCGGCTGCATTTTTTTACTTTTTCCAATGATGGTGTCCACCGTAAAATCGGTGGACTCTTTTTCAATCGGTGTTGTGGGCGGCGCCTGGATACTTTGGCTGATAACGGCTTTGTCTATGAGGGCGTAAATTTCATCAAAGTCGAAGGGTTTGCTGATGTAGTCGTGCGCCCCTTTACGCATCGCCTCGATGGTATTGTTCATCGTGTCCTGTGCGGTCATCACGACGATTTTGAGATCCGGTGTTATTTCCCTGGCCCGCTCCAGCAGTTCCAACCCGGTCAGGCCTTCCATAAAGATATCGGTGAACACCATCAGGTAGTCATTAGTTCGAATTTTTTCGAGAGCTTCTTCACCGCTGACCGCAGTGTCCACCCGGAAATTTTTCTTCTCCAAAGCTTTTTTAAACACCCAGCGGATGTTTTCTTCATCATCGACGATCAAAATTTTATGGTTATTTGCCATAGCCTTATTTTATCACCTTTGTCGGACAGGAAGAAATACCTGTACGGTGGTTCCTAAGCCTTCTTCGGACGTGATTTTGATCTTGCCGCCATGATTCTCAACGATTTTAAGGGAAATGGGCAGTCCCAGTCCACTGCCCTTATTTTTTGTGGTGAACAGGGGAGTGAACAGGTTTTTCATCGTGGCCGCGTTGATTCCCGTTCCCGAATCGATGATTTCCACCACGATACTTTGCCCGGCGGCGGAACAGGATTCGGTCTTTATTGAGTAGCCGGTGCTGACATGGGTCATTAACTGGATTCTGCCTTTACTCGATGAGGCTTCAACGGCGTTTTGGATCAGGTTGTAAAAGACCTGTTTCAACTGGTCTTCATCGGCGTTAATGAGCGGCAGGCTGGGGTCGTAAACCTGCTCCAGCCGGAGTTGTTTTTCGGCGACGGATTCTCGCTCGACCAGAAGAATGTCATTTAAAACTTTATGGATGTTGATTTCACTTAGTTTCAACTCCTTGGGCCGGGTGAAATTCATCATCCGTGCGATCAACCGATTGATCCGGTCCACCTCGGAAATAACCACATCGAGATATTCCTGTTGTTCCGGGTTTTCCAGTTCCTGTTGCAACAATTGCGCGGACGCTCGAATGCCTCCCAGAGGATTCCTGATTTCATGCGCCATGCCCAGGGCCAGAAACTCAATATTGGTGAGATGGTCGCGGTTGTGGGAGAACTGCTCCAGTTCCTTCAGGAGGCTCATATCCTTGACCAAAAGGAGGGCCGCCTGAGCCCGCCCTTGTTCGTCGAAAAACGGGGAGAGGGTCAAGCTGGCGGGAAATGAGTTCACAGGGCTCCTTTGGAATCCCTGGCACTCCACATCGCGGTAGGAAGCTCCCGTGGTCAGTACCTGCTGTATTTTTTCCAGCAGCTCTGGCTGGTCTGGAAAAAGTTGGGAACAGGGTTGACCTTCAAAGGACTCCCTGGAGCGGCGGAACATTTCTTCAACGGCTGGATTGCTTTTCAGGATCGTCAGATCCCCGGAGATCAGGAGAATGCCATCGATAAGAGAAGAGAATATATTTTGAAACAAACTGTCTCCCTGGGCGGAGGCCAAAATTACTTTGAGGTTTTAGTTTTTTTTGGTTTTCGCCCCCCTGCATAAGGGCTTTTCGCGGTGGACTTTTTAGCAACTGGCTTGGCGGCAGGCTCGGCGGGCTTGGAGGGTTTAGCCTCCGGCTTTTGAGGGGCACTCTCCGCTTTTGCGGCAGGGGCTTCTGTCGTGCCGGGTGTAGCCGGTGAGTCTTTATCCCAACCCTGTTTTCGGGAGTCCGAAGGGTAGTCGTTCACATACCAGCCGGACCCTTTCAAGATGAATCCAGAAACTGAAACCAGCCGTTTAACTTTGCCGTCACAGCCATTCTCTCCATGTTTTTTCAGGGGTTTGGCAGATATGGGCTGAATTATCTCAAATGTTGTACGGCATTTTTCACATTCATATTCGTAAATAGGCATCGATTGCTGACTCCTTGGCAGCGGCTTTAATAAATTATTCTATAGTACAGGATAAAATTCAAACGATGAAATAGCAAGATTTCCGCTGATCTTTGCTGAAAAAAATCAATGATTTGAAAGGAAGGGTCAAACCTCTGTCAGCCATTTATCGAATTTCGGGTTTTCGCCGCGAACGATGTCAAAAAACGTTTTTTGAATCCGGTCGGTAACGTCCCCTTTTTTCCCCGACCCGATAACCCGGTTATCCACTTCCCGGACCGGAGTGATTTCCGCCGCAGTCCCTGTAAGAAAAATTTCATCGGCGATGTACAGCTCATCCCGGGTGATGCACCGCTCCTTCAAAGGAATATTCATATCTTTGCAGATTTCAATCACTGCATCGCGGGTGATTCCGTCCAGGTTGGAACAGGAGAGGGAAGGCGTGCTGAGGGTCCCTTTATGAAGCAGGAATATATTTTCTCCCGAACCTTCAGCGACGAATCCGTTGGTGTCCAGGAGGATCGCCTCGTCATAACCGTCCTGAACCGCTTCCGCCTTGGCCATGATGGAATTGATGTAATAGCCGCAGGCCTTGGCTTTGGTCATGCTGATATTGACATGGTGCCTGTTAAATGAGGAGATACGCACCCGAATCCCCTTATTGAGGCCATCCTCGCCGAGATAAGCGCCCCAGGGCCAGGCGGCTACGGCGACCCTTACATCGACCCCTCTTGGGTTCAATCCCATTTTATTGTCTCCCAGGAAGACAATGGGACGGATATAGCATTCATCCAGCCGGTTCTTCCTCACCACATCCAGGATCGTATTAAAAATATCCTCTTTCGTATAGGGGATTTGGATTCCTAAAATAGTTGCGGAATTGAACAGACGGTCGACATGCTCTTGAAGCCGGAAAATGACCGATTTTTTCTTGTTCGTCTGATAACAGCGAATCCCCTCAAAGACTCCAAACCCGTAATGCAGGGTGTGGGTCAGGACATGAACATTGGCTTCGTGCCAGGGGACCAGTTTGCCATCCAGCCAGATTATTTCAGATTTTTCCAATGTCAAACCTCAAAGGAAGCAGTTAATGAAGTAAATTTAGATATTATGGACCCTTTACAATAAAATCAAGGCAAATAAATTCATTGACATGGTAATATAGGTTTGTTAGTTTTCACCTTCCATTGCGGGCCGCTAGCTCAGTTGGTAGAGCACTTGACTTTTAATCAAGTGGTCGAAGGTTCGATCCCTTCGCGGCTCACTTTTTTTTGACAAAGGATATCAGAGCGTCCCCATCGTCTAGCCTGGCCCAGGACACCGGCCTTTCACGCCGGCGACGCGGGTTCGAATCCCGCTGGGGACGCCAATTTCCCGAAGTTAGTTTTATGGTTTCCCCCATCTTGATAATCCAGTTATTGGGCTTGGCAATTTGGTTGTTCCTTTCTGCTCCCGTTTTCGCGCAAGCCGTTCCTGGAGATTCCCACTCAAAGCCAACCGGCTCCCTTTCCATCGACACCCCTGATAGCCTGCAAAAAAATTCTTTGACTCCAAAAATAAGTCAGGGATTAATGAATATTTACAAGGCTTATAAAGTTCACGAGCAGGAAGGTTCAGGAAATTCGGCACAGGCGGAAACTCCGGGGCAGTCAACGCTTCAAATTTCCGACGGATTTGTGGTCATAGACGCAATCGCATCTAAAAATGCAGGGACCCTGAAAACGGACCTGGAGGCCCTGGGTTTGAAAAAATCCGCACTATCTGGTCGTGTGGTTTCCGGCTTGTTCCCCATTTCTGAAATCCCAAAACTGTCTGCCTTGAAGAGTCTGAAATCCGTCCGGGCTTCTTTGGCGAAAACGCATAATATCCCAGGTTCAACGAAAGGCACCCGCTAGGGTTCCTAATAGAATATTGCTTTTCTGCCAAAACCCTCAACCTGGCAGAATAATAAGACTAAAGCCTGAACAATTTATTTACGTAAAGTACATGTGTAATAGCGTAATGTGCTTTGAGTATGATTTTTGGGTTGAGGATTATCGACATCTGAAAATCTTAATAGACGAATCAATAGATCTCTTTGTCTTTTTCAAGAATTCCTGCTTTAGAGCGGTTTTTTTAACGAATGAATAATTTTATTTTCCTGCCCCACTCCCTCTTGGAAAAAGGACCCATAATGAAAGTCTCCAGAAATTCATCAATCAGACGGATCGCAGGTATTTTTGCTCTATCCCTACTGCTTGCGTCTCCTGTCTCGGTGCAGGCGGATGCAGGCGGAATCAAAAATCGTCCTTTGGCCCAGTTGAAAATAGAGGCGCAAAATGAGAAATCAAAACCGTCCGTAAGGTCAAGGTTTGGAAGGCATTTGAAAAGGCTTTCCGATGACTATCAATCCTTTGAAAAGAGTGGGCAGTCCAAGGGAAAAGGTAAGTTTAAAGCACATAGTCATTCGATCCGGGTTTCAGACAGTTATGTTGCGATCGACGCCATTGCCATAGACGATCCAGAGGCGTTAAAAAAAGAGCTGGAGAGCCTGGGCCTGAAGTCTGCGGCGGTGTTCGGGAAGGTTGTCTCGGGGCTGTTTCCGATGTCAGCGATTGATAAAATGGATCAGAGCAGTCACCTGAATTTTGCGCGACCGGCGATGGCGGTTAACAACGTGGGCGCCGTGACCAGCCAAGGGGATGCCGCTATAAAAGCCGATATTGCCCGTCAAGCATTCAGCGTGGATGGAGCGGGTGTGACGGTGGGCGTTCTTTCGGACAGTTATGACTGTCTCGGTGGAGCCGCAGGCGATATCGCATCCGGCGATCTTCCCGCCTTAGGAGTGAACGTGTTGGACGACTCTGCGTGTCCAGGAACTGACGAAGGCCGGGCCATGTTGCAAATCGTTCATGATGTTGCGCCCGGTGCTTCCCTGGCCTTCAATACAGCATTTTTAGGCACGGCTAATTTTGCTCAAGGCATTGTCAATCTTGCCAATTCCGGCTCTAAAGTCATTGTGGATGATGTTATTTATTTTGCGGAGCCCATGTTCCAGGACGGCATCATTGCCCAGGCCGTCGATACGGTAAAAGGAAATGGTGTGGCTTATTTTCCTCCGCCGGCAATCAATCTCGAAAAAGTTATGAAGACGATTTTCGTGGCGGACAATTTATTACAATAGGCACAGAAAGCTTCGAAGCTCAGAATTTCAATCCTGGAGGGGCTCCGGATATTTTTCAGAAAGTTACTATTCCTCGAGGGGGAACGATTTTGTTGGCCTTGCAATGGGATTCTCCCGCCGCTTCCGCTGGTGGCCCTGGTTCACCGAATGATGTGGATGTCTATCTGACGGATGATCCGCCAACCCGGGTTCTTGCTTCCAGTACCGACTCAAACATTGGTTTGGACCCTGTGGAAGTTATATCCTTCCAAAATAATAGCCGTCGAACAACGAAATTTAATC
The nucleotide sequence above comes from Nitrospinota bacterium. Encoded proteins:
- a CDS encoding succinylglutamate desuccinylase/aspartoacylase family protein, which codes for MKETLLSISSPFSGDVTLCKNSWVGGKPSDNILSIVSGMHGDQVNGLYINSLLTRFLDSVVAGHEPDFKLKGQVQIFPVVNVHAVQSGERLWSFDDLDLDLAFPGNDKGEGAEQIARSLYTHTVDSTHAILLKTAHPHYEDAPHVQLVDPNRASKKMAQSLGLEMVQELIPTSNFKLSLFYHWLENSIPSLILSAGKPGALDRPLGDALLDGLIDLMVHTGVLSTVRKKKEKPQLQIYPQAGQCHVVSSHAGLFIPEVPVGSFLKQGQKLGELRGIYSGETLEEYSAPKDGYLVTLRQYPVIYEKESIATLLTEKKPGFWPF
- a CDS encoding M14 family metallopeptidase — translated: MKTQTVVSFKSPLGRPVEIIKQTFTAAGDKPGKRISFVAGLHGDELEGVYLCHRLIETLQQLKNTQPQAFLGEIHVYPAVNTQALGCTSRLSPFFKNDMNRQMGDNNDASFTAQLATALLDDLQAVSDIVVDFHASNLHLRELPQIRIIEGFDKKLVPLAALCNMDLIWVHPSAPVFESTLGYNLNHRKIPTLVVETGISLRIHQGFCEQILQGMIHLMRQTGVLKLEGPPQQVKQSLRVNPRQVALVQANHSGLFISNVALGDHVNKGEPLGKIIDAVQGKTLETVTFPASGVLFTLREQPVTYEGATLARIALKETSPQ
- a CDS encoding sigma-54 dependent transcriptional regulator, whose product is MANNHKILIVDDEENIRWVFKKALEKKNFRVDTAVSGEEALEKIRTNDYLMVFTDIFMEGLTGLELLERAREITPDLKIVVMTAQDTMNNTIEAMRKGAHDYISKPFDFDEIYALIDKAVISQSIQAPPTTPIEKESTDFTVDTIIGKSKKMQPVFKAIGQLAETDLPVLITGESGTGKEMVARALHYYSKRKGRPFICINCAAISRELLESELFGHEKGAFTGAGELKHGKFELANSGTLFLDEIGDMELSLQAKILRALQDHEFYRVGGKEPVRVDVRILAATNQNLEELMERKGFREDLYHRLNVTHIHMPPLRERLEDVPLLANHFLKKFSAGLTKGEVYLSPEAERLITHHSWRGNIRELENVIRRALVLAVSGPILPDHLPSHLANEHRDTASANELWEKRLDQLIKDYLSANEWNEEDNLHDRLVQSLEKHLFEILLTHYSGKQVPTAKALGINRNTLKRKIDILEIQIKKKNTADPT
- a CDS encoding ATP-binding protein, yielding MFQNIFSSLIDGILLISGDLTILKSNPAVEEMFRRSRESFEGQPCSQLFPDQPELLEKIQQVLTTGASYRDVECQGFQRSPVNSFPASLTLSPFFDEQGRAQAALLLVKDMSLLKELEQFSHNRDHLTNIEFLALGMAHEIRNPLGGIRASAQLLQQELENPEQQEYLDVVISEVDRINRLIARMMNFTRPKELKLSEINIHKVLNDILLVERESVAEKQLRLEQVYDPSLPLINADEDQLKQVFYNLIQNAVEASSSKGRIQLMTHVSTGYSIKTESCSAAGQSIVVEIIDSGTGINAATMKNLFTPLFTTKNKGSGLGLPISLKIVENHGGKIKITSEEGLGTTVQVFLPVRQR
- a CDS encoding zinc ribbon domain-containing protein produces the protein MPIYEYECEKCRTTFEIIQPISAKPLKKHGENGCDGKVKRLVSVSGFILKGSGWYVNDYPSDSRKQGWDKDSPATPGTTEAPAAKAESAPQKPEAKPSKPAEPAAKPVAKKSTAKSPYAGGRKPKKTKTSK
- a CDS encoding branched-chain amino acid transaminase codes for the protein MTLEKSEIIWLDGKLVPWHEANVHVLTHTLHYGFGVFEGIRCYQTNKKKSVIFRLQEHVDRLFNSATILGIQIPYTKEDIFNTILDVVRKNRLDECYIRPIVFLGDNKMGLNPRGVDVRVAVAAWPWGAYLGEDGLNKGIRVRISSFNRHHVNISMTKAKACGYYINSIMAKAEAVQDGYDEAILLDTNGFVAEGSGENIFLLHKGTLSTPSLSCSNLDGITRDAVIEICKDMNIPLKERCITRDELYIADEIFLTGTAAEITPVREVDNRVIGSGKKGDVTDRIQKTFFDIVRGENPKFDKWLTEV